The Elgaria multicarinata webbii isolate HBS135686 ecotype San Diego chromosome 1, rElgMul1.1.pri, whole genome shotgun sequence genome has a window encoding:
- the LOC134395083 gene encoding uncharacterized protein LOC134395083, with protein MLPQDSLLPDEAMELSSLRGSVADLRKLNGADSRGKEERPTSVNISSLLSADDGTASSSSFIILPPRELPRIPSVELLSPEETYSNLSFPKRAEEVLYESVTLKGEGGGGGEESSRTTQAVAVKGSEEQADGAQYARVLKWNKKKKKEKNNQAGPEAGPAPALQEPYLAGLALTPQKIEEMYSVVCKDKKMKKMDKTKAKVSKGLGEEGTPQVEMSRGNCQVAAASQESDGLAGHQPSLFPAPTIERCYESINSESWMGREERAEPAYETVDSHWTDARRKGKLNRNILAENLYETIENVTFPFQNHNVTSHFEN; from the exons ATGCTGCCACAGGACAGCTTGTTGCCAGATGAAGCA ATGGAGCTCTCGTCGCTCAGGGGATCAGTCGCTGACCTCCGCAAGCTCAACGGGGCAGATTCCAGGGGGAAAG AAGAAAGGCCCACCAGTGTGAATATCTCTTCTCTGCTGAGCGCGGACGACGGGACGGCCTCCAGCTCCAGTTTCATCATTCTTCCTCCGAGAGAGCTGCCCCGGATTCCCTCGGTAGAGCTGCTGTCCCCTGAGGAGACGTACTCCAACCTGAGCTTCCCAAAACGGGCTGAGGAGGTGCTGTACGAATCCGTGACCttgaagggagaaggaggaggaggaggagaggagtccAGTCGGACCACCCAGGCGGTTGCCGTGAAGGGCAGCGAGGAGCAGGCAGATGGGGCTCAGTACGCCCGAGTTCTGAAatggaacaagaagaagaagaaggaaaagaacaaCCAGGCTGGGCCGGAAGCAGGCCCTGCACCAGCGCTGCAAGAGCCATACCTAGCAGGGTTGGCGTTGACTCCACAAAAG ATAGAAGAAATGTACTCAGTGGTGTGCAAGGATAAGAAAATGAAGAAGATGGATAAGACGAAAGCAAAGGTCAGCAAagggcttggggaagagggaaCGCCCCAGGTGGAGATGAGCCGGGGTAACTGCCAGGTGGCAGCTGCCAGTCAGGAATCAGACGGCCTGGCAGGGCACCAGCCCTCATTGTTCCCGGCACCCACTATTGAACGCTGCTATGAGTCCATCAACTCTGAATCCTGgatgggcagggaggaaagagcagAACCGGCTTACGAGACCGTAGATTCTCACTGGACAGATGCGAGGAGAAAAGGGAAGTTGAACAGAAACATTCTGGCAGAAAATCTGTATGAAACCATTGAAAATGTGACATTTCCGTTTCAGAATCATAACGTGACCTCGCATTTTGAAAACTGA